A genome region from Hevea brasiliensis isolate MT/VB/25A 57/8 chromosome 7, ASM3005281v1, whole genome shotgun sequence includes the following:
- the LOC110657649 gene encoding uncharacterized protein LOC110657649, which produces MDILDECEFQTQDSGRKLRKILSRAGATRASAIPCTATLSDTLTKKMSTLEKWALSRYREKASMSDENRNAVLGVAVLTATATYQAVLSPPGGVWQGDPSLLPSKFDDTNTGDANNGAIHLMGSPVMFYLFPLVWSLFSALNTTTFFFSIEIIYSLLPRRPLIVLPLVIRLFLCYGISWYVVQSNGIILYSSVVAVAAMSMCLWGLVKQFQKAWSGLAHLIADNPKIERQKS; this is translated from the coding sequence ATGGACATCTTAGATGAATGCGAATTCCAAACACAAGATAGTGgaagaaaattaaggaaaataCTATCTCGTGCAGGAGCTACAAGAGCTTCAGCAATTCCTTGCACTGCTACCCTTTCAGATACCTTAACCAAAAAAATGTCAACTCTTGAGAAATGGGCACTATCTAGGTACAGGGAAAAAGCATCAATGTCAGATGAAAATCGCAATGCAGTTCTTGGGGTTGCTGTACTGACAGCAACCGCGACCTACCAAGCAGTGCTCAGCCCCCCAGGAGGAGTTTGGCAGGGTGATCCTTCTCTACTACCTTCGAAGTTTGATGACACCAACACTGGCGATGCAAACAATGGTGCTATACATCTTATGGGATCGCCTGTTATGTTCTATCTATTTCCATTAGTGTGGTCTTTATTCTCTGCGTTGAATACAaccacattttttttttcaatagaaATCATTTACAGTTTGCTCCCAAGGCGACCTTTAATTGTTCTGCCACTTGTGATACGTTTGTTTCTATGCTATGGTATATCATGGTATGTTGTGCAATCAAATGGGATTATTTTGTATAGCTCAGTGGTTGCTGTTGCAGCGATGTCAATGTGCCTGTGGGGTTTAGTCAAACAGTTCCAAAAAGCATGGAGTGGACTTGCACACTTGATTGCTGATAACCCCAAAATTGAGAGACAGAAAAGCTAG
- the LOC110657648 gene encoding ankyrin repeat-containing protein BDA1-like, whose product MDMLMNSSEEGKIDHLYAAIQENPHILDLIEEIPFAETPLHAAASVGHIQHAMEIMRLKPSFARKSNQEGFTPIHFAVQKEHYQLVLWLVDMDSDLVRVEGREGITPLHYVDKKANLHILDRLQWDCHEQARYWEKRILNWKDVEGNTVLHIATPRNQPQKMKAELMLGTSVGTVRASSLPAYDTSAFLRYPPDSRDITSGQPYNGFHFCFLLSDWTYNLIDFG is encoded by the exons ATGGACATGCTTATGAATTCTTCTGAAGAAGGAAAAATAGATCACCTGTATGCAGCAATTCAAGAAAATCCACACATTTTGGATCTGATCGAGGAGATCCCATTTGCAGAAACTCCATTACATGCAGCTGCATCTGTGGGACACATCCAGCATGCCATGGAGATCATGAGATTAAAGCCATCATTTGCTAGGAAGTCCAACCAAGAAGGCTTCACCCCAATCCACTTTGCAGTGCAAAAGGAACATTATCAATTAGTTCTCTGGCTAGTAGACATGGATAGTGACCTTGTCCGTGTTGAAGGAAGGGAAGGCATAACTCCTCTTCATTATGTAGACAAGAAGGCAAATCTTCATATCTTGGATAG ACTTCAATGGGACTGCCATGAACAGGCTCGATACTGGGAGAAAAGGATTCTCAACTGGAAGGATGTGGAAGGCAACACTGTGTTACATATTGCAACACCTAGAAATCAACCCCAG AAGATGAAAGCCGAGCTGATGTTAGGAACCAGTGTTGGTACAGTTCGAGCTTCTTCTCTTCCTGCTTATGATACCTCAGCATTTTTAAGGTACCCACCTGATAGCAGGGATATAACCAGTGGGCAGCCTTATAATGGATTTCACTTTTGCTTTTTGTTGTCAGATTGGACTTACAATTTAATAGATTTTGGATAG